A window of the Branchiostoma lanceolatum isolate klBraLanc5 chromosome 13, klBraLanc5.hap2, whole genome shotgun sequence genome harbors these coding sequences:
- the LOC136447458 gene encoding uncharacterized protein, whose protein sequence is MHRGLPASDTAGAVLGVNSSSVCGDGKRNGSCATTSPLTSNTSTPDSPGADIRGIFLTASGVVVLLVLLVAAKHFCGKRALMGRTFWFYGVPQPKPSLYGPRFQRPPPQIYRLHKLPKRKHLNSKPRGHSSLRRPRPYWKPQTLHVSHLQSLDDRLRALSRGSKRSFARPTRIGLQRYLPGMTTLNQQVFSHSFLGKTSHAQSVSTIHPQAPESIEPPSTLPSIHFSDSDDTDTVSVDFWPPPPDEMDWPEDIEALDDHKESNWSPRRYQDSHSLDWSAISLAEFLKTGETIETSRSFTTRL, encoded by the exons ATGCATCGAGGGCTACCAGCGTCAGATACTGCAGGCGCCGTTCTTGGCGTGAACTCAAGTTCTGT GTGTGGCGATGGCAAACGGAACGGATCTTGTGCAACTACCTCTCCACTCACGTCCA ATACGTCGACTCCAGACTCCCCGGGTGCTGACATAAGAGGAATCTTTCTAACCGCCTCCGGTGTTGTCGTGCTGCTAGTCCTACTGGTGGCGGCAAAACACTTCTGTGGGAAGAGGGCCTTGATGGGCCGAACATTCTG GTTCTATGGAGTACCGCAGCCAAAGCCAAGTTTGTACGGACCCAGATTTCAACGTCCGCCCCCTCAGATATACCGTCTTCACAAGCTGCCTAAGAGGAAACATCTCAACTCGAAACCGCGGGGACACTCTTCTCTAAGACGTCCACGTCCCTACTGGAAGCCGCAAACTTTACATGTGTCCCACCTACAATCTCTAGACGACCGCTTGAGGGCGCTGTCGAGAGGGTCGAAAAGATCGTTTGCGAGGCCGACTCGTATTGGTTTACAGCGCTATCTACCTGGGATGACTACCCTGAATCAACAAGTGTTTTCTCACAGCTTTCTG GGTAAGACATCGCATGCGCAGTCGGTCAGCACGATACACCCTCAGGCGCCTGAGTCCATCGAACCGCCCTCTACACTACCCTCCATACACTTCTCAGACTCTGACGACACGGATACGGTATCCGTGGACTTCTGGCCGCCCCCTCCGGACGAAATGGACTGGCCGGAAGATATCGAAGCTTTAGATGACCATAAAGAATCAAACTGGTCACCAAGACGTTATCAGGATTCACACAGCCTGGACTGGAGCGCGATATCTCTGGCAGAATTCTTGAAGACGGGAGAAACCATAGAGACGAGTAGATCGTTCACTACAAGGCTTTGA